GTACTTGATGACACATATCCAGCGCCAATTCACACAAGTACATCGAGCCAGCTTGGTCTACCGCTGCATTTCCAGACAAGTTCGGTGCCATATCAGACAACACTATATCTACGGTGTTCCCGCCAATTCTGTTCAATAACGCATTTAAAACAGCTTCATCTCTGAAGTCACCCTGCAAAAAATCAACGCCAACAATAGAATCCATCGGTAAAATATCGCATGCGATAACTTGCCCGTTGTCTCTTACCAGTTCAGAAGCGAGTTGAGACCAGCCTCCTGGCGCAGCCCCAAGGTCCACTACTGTGTTACCTTTGCTGATAAGTTTGTCTTTTTGCTGAATTTCTTCCAATTTGAAGAAGGCACGCGATCGCTTACCCTGCTTCTGCGCTTTTTGCACATAATGGTCGTTAAAATGTTCTGTTAACCAGCGTTTACTGCTGGCAGAGTGCTTCTTTTTTGTCATTCCAATACATTGTCATTAGGATTGTAGAGAAGATGGCGTTAGAATACGTTAATTCAAGCTTAAATTTATAGATTAATTGTAAGAAAATTGACTACATGAAACTTTCAAATAAACAGAAACAATTTTTAAAAGGCCTAGCGCACCCGCTAAAGCCTATCGTACAGCTAGGTTCAAACGGCCTTACTGAAGGTGTTGTTGCGGAAATCGACAACGCATTAAATTTCCATGAACTGATAAAAGTTAAAGTTCCCACTGATGATCGTGAAGAAAAATCGCTCATCATGGATGCGATTGTTCGCGAAACTAAATCAGAAAAGCTACAAGTAATTGGACACACGCTTATTCTTTACCGTCCGAGTGAAGAGCGTAAAATTCAGTTGCCAAAATAAGTCATGCCGTGGTGCCGGTTTTTGCCGGCGCCATAGTTTTCGTACCGTATTCCCGTTAATATTATGTTAACAAACATGATAATGTCGTTGTGGACATAAATTAACAAACAATAATACGGAACCTACGCGGAAACCCTATGATAGAAACCAAGCCTATTCCCGACTCGCTTAAAACTCCCTATTTGCAACAAAAGTCACTTGAAAACCGAACTGCCATAGTTACTGGTGGGTGCTCCGGTCTTGGTCATGCTACTGCCATTGCCCTTCGTGCTGCTGGTGCCAATGTGTGTTTGCTCGATTTAAATGAAGACATGGGTAAGCAACGTGTAGAAGAACTCGGTGCTGAACATACCTTGTTTGTTAAGGTTGACGTAAGAAGCGAAGACGACATTACCCATGCGATAGATAAATGCCTTTCTCGTTTTTCCACGCTTTCTCTGTGCGTAAACTGCGCCGGTATTGCCCCTGCAAAGCGTTTACTGGACCGAGATGGTAATCCAGCCCCCTTAGGTGACTTTCAAAACACGATTGATATTAATTTAGTAGGTAGCTTTAATGTGGCGCGTCTTGTGGCGGCAGCCATGGCGGAACAAGCCGCATTGAATGAGGAAGGCGAGCGAGGCGTTATCATTAATACAGCCTCTGTAGCAGGCTATGAAGGGCAAATAGGACAAACCGCTTACGCAGCAAGCAAAGGCGGCATTATTGCGCTGACCCTACCTATGGCGAGAGATCTTGCCCCGCTAGGCATTCGGGTTAACACTATCGCGCCAGGGGTAATGGGAACACCTATGCTGCTTGCCATGCCAGAAAAAGTACAAGACGCTCTTTCTAGTAACGTTCAATTTCCTAAACGCTTAGGTTTGCCTGAAGAGTTCGGTAAATTGGTGCTGCATATTGCCGAAAATAACTATTTAAATGGTGAGACTATTCGCTTAGACGGCGGCTTAAGAATGCCGCCAAAATAATTGGCTGTATTGCTATAACAACAAAGAGCATCAAATTGATGCTCAAACTCTCTTACGAAAAGACCGAGCGGCCTGAACGGGTGCAGCATTGAGCGACCGGCGAATGAAAGCGCTTATTCGCCGTCGCCACCGTTAACCATGAGTGCAATATTGTATAAACGATTCACTGCATGATAGTTAATGGTGTTTTTGGGGTAACGACCTCGGCTACTTAATGTACCGGCATCTTGCCCCATCAATACGGTCAAGGCATCATCTACCGTTTCTACAGTATGAATGTGGAACAAGCCTTTTTTCACCGCATCAATGACAGTGGCATCTAATACCAAGTTGATTGCATTCGATTTAGGAATGACCACACCTTGTGTACCCGTTAAGCCGCGGTGCTGACATAAGTCGAAGAAGCCTTCAATTTTTTCATTCACCCCACCCACCGCTTGCACTTCGCCATACTGGTTAATGGAGCCTGTAATAGCGAGGGTTTGGACGCATGGAATTTCGGTTAACGCAGAAATTAACGCCACCAACTCACCTAATGACGCACTATCACCATCGATGTGCCCGTACGATTGCTCCAACGCAATATTTGCC
The nucleotide sequence above comes from Alteromonas naphthalenivorans. Encoded proteins:
- the rlmE gene encoding 23S rRNA (uridine(2552)-2'-O)-methyltransferase RlmE — protein: MTKKKHSASSKRWLTEHFNDHYVQKAQKQGKRSRAFFKLEEIQQKDKLISKGNTVVDLGAAPGGWSQLASELVRDNGQVIACDILPMDSIVGVDFLQGDFRDEAVLNALLNRIGGNTVDIVLSDMAPNLSGNAAVDQAGSMYLCELALDMCHQVLKPGGGFMIKVFQGEGFDTFLRALRDSFTTIKTRKPDSSRSRSREVYLVALGYKV
- the yhbY gene encoding ribosome assembly RNA-binding protein YhbY, which codes for MKLSNKQKQFLKGLAHPLKPIVQLGSNGLTEGVVAEIDNALNFHELIKVKVPTDDREEKSLIMDAIVRETKSEKLQVIGHTLILYRPSEERKIQLPK
- a CDS encoding SDR family NAD(P)-dependent oxidoreductase; amino-acid sequence: MIETKPIPDSLKTPYLQQKSLENRTAIVTGGCSGLGHATAIALRAAGANVCLLDLNEDMGKQRVEELGAEHTLFVKVDVRSEDDITHAIDKCLSRFSTLSLCVNCAGIAPAKRLLDRDGNPAPLGDFQNTIDINLVGSFNVARLVAAAMAEQAALNEEGERGVIINTASVAGYEGQIGQTAYAASKGGIIALTLPMARDLAPLGIRVNTIAPGVMGTPMLLAMPEKVQDALSSNVQFPKRLGLPEEFGKLVLHIAENNYLNGETIRLDGGLRMPPK